In Candidatus Dormiibacterota bacterium, the sequence CCACGCATCTTCGATTCGGGCACGAGCGAAAAAAGTTCGCGGATGTGGTCGAACGTGCCGGTGTAGGTGGCCGGATTGCTCCGCGGCGTGCGGCCGATCGGAGACTGATCGATGACCACCATTTTATCGAGTTGGTCGGCCCCTTTTACCGTGCCGTAGGTTCCACCGGCGGGTTGCCCGTGCAGATGTTGATTGAGCGCCCTCACCAACACCTGATTGACCAACGTGGATTTACCGCTGCCGCTCACCCCGGTTACCGCGGTGAAGACGCCGATCGGAAATTTCACGTCGATGCCGGAGAGATTGTTGACCGTGGCCTTGCGCACTTCAAGCCACCCGCGAGCCTTACGGCGCGTCTTTGGAATCGGAATGAACTTACGCCCCGAAAGATATGCGCCCGTCTCCGAGAGGGGATGTTTTAACACCTCGTCGAGCGTGCCGACGGTGAGAATCTCCCCGCCTTCGGCTCCCGCTCCCGGGCCGATATCGACGACGACGTCGGCCGTGCGCATCGTATCCTCATCGTGCTCGATGACGATCAGCGTGTTGCCCAGGTCGCGTAGCGTTTTCAGCGTTGCCAGCAGACGATCGTTGTCGCGCTGATGCAATCCGATCGACGGTTCGTCCAGAATATAGAGCACGCCGACGAGCGCGCTGCCGATCTGCGTGGCTAGCCGAATGCGCTGCGACTCGCCCCCCGAAAGCGTCGTCGCGGAACGCGCGAGCGTTAGGTAATTCAATCCCACGTTAGCGAGAAAGCCGATGCGCGCGCGAATTTCCTTGACGATCTGATGCGCGATCTTCTCCTGCCGTTCGGTCAGACGCAGTTCGCGAAAGAACGCCTCGCCGTTCTCGATCGACATGCGCGTCACCGCGTCGATGTTCATGCCGCCGATCGTTACCGCGAGCGCCTCGGGCTTGAGCCGCGCGCCTTTGCAGGTAGGGCAGGTCGAGGCCGACATATATTTCTCGATGTCTTCCTTGACGTAGTCGCTGGAAGTCTCGGCATAGCGGCGCTGCAGGTTGTTGACGACGCCCTCGAACGTCGAGCGATACTCCCACGATTTGCCGGCCTTCGAAGTGTATTCGAACGCCTGCTCGCGATCGGTGCCGTAGAGAATCACGTCGAGCACCTCATCCGAAAGGTCCTCGATCGGGGTGGTCATACGCGCTTTGTATTTTCGCAGCACGCGTTCGAGCTGCTGCAGGTAGTAGGGATTCATCGAAGGGAAGCGCCCGCTCCCCAAACTCTTACTCCACGGGACGATCGCACCGTTCGCGATCGATTTGCTCCGATCGGGAATCACCTTCCACGGATCGATCTCGATCTTCTCGCCTAATCCGCTGCAGGACGGGCACGCGCCGTACGGCGAGTTGAACGAAAACAGCCGCGGCGCCAGCTCTTCGAACGAGAGGCCGCAATAGACGCACGCGAACGATTCGCTGAAGGTCAGTTCGCGGGGTTCGCTTTTTTTGCCGGGCTCCTCGACGAGGACCGTGACGATGCCGGTGGACAGACGCAGCGTGGTTTCGACCGAATCCGTCAGGCGCTTGCGCACGTCCGGCTTCATGACCAAACGATCGACTACGACCTCGATCGTGTGCTTGCGCTTCTTGTCGAGAACGATTTTGTCGCGAAGCTCTTTGGTTTCGCCGTCGACGCGTACGCGGGCGAAACCCTCTTTCGCGACCTCCTCGAAAAGTTTCGCGTATTCGCCCTTGCGTCCGCGCACGAGCGGAGCTAAGACCTGGATGCGAGCGCCTTCCGGCAGGTCCAGGATTGCGTCGACGATCTGCTCGCTCGATTGCGAACTGATCTCGCGCCCGCAACTATAGCAATGCGGCGTACCGATGCGCGCGAAGAGCAGGCGCAGATAGTCGTAGACTTCGGTGACGGTGCCGACGGTCGAACGCGGGTTGCGCGACGTCGACTTCTGGTCGATCGAGATGGCCGGAGAGAGGCCTTCGATATAATCGACGTCCGGCTTCTCCATCTGCCCCAAGAACTGCCGCGCGTACGAAGACAGCGATTCGACGTAGCGCCGCTGCCCTTCGGCATAGATCGTATCGAACGCCAGCGACGATTTTCCGGACCCGGAGAGGCCGGTGACGACGATGAGTTGGTTGCGCGGTAGGGTGAGATCGATATTCTTGAGGTTGTGCTCGCGCGCGCCCTTAATAACGATCGAGTCGAGACCTTTTGGCATGGAACTTCCTAAGACCCGGTCCGCGCCGGGTAAGATGCGCGTGCGCCGAACATCCTAGGCGTCGGGCGTGGCGCGAAGCTTGAGGTATTCGCCCACGATCACCAGCGCCGCATAGGCGACGATCGCTTGCTGCAATACGGCCGCCGCGATCGAACCGAGCAGGGGATTCGCCTGGCCGATCAAGTCCCCAATCCGTGCCCCGAGCCACGAGATGGCGAAGATCAGGGCGACGACGGCCAAGGTCGGGAGAAAATTCGCCAGTGCCATGCGGCACGACTCCGCGAGCCCGGCAATCGCTTCGTTGCGCCCGATGATGACCGAAGCCATCGTATAGACGAAAAAGATCACGTATGCGACGAGCGAGAGGTAGAACGTCGGCACGATGAGCGCGGTCGCGCAGAAACCGATGACGAACAGGACGAGCAGCGCGATGAACGTTTGAATGCTGCGGTGGCTAAAGGCCGCCCAGCCATCGCGAAAACTCGCCTTGCCATGCTCCCACGAACCGCCCGCCATCCCGGTGACGAATGCGAGTTGCAGGATCGCGATGAGAATGCCCATCACCAGCGTCAAGATCGCGCTGATCAACGACGGGATCGCCGCCGCATCGGCGCTGCCGTCGCCGCTGACCGCATACGAACCGACGAATAGCGCGACGATAGCGTAACTCAGAGCGGCACCGACGATCGCAAGCACGAGTCCGGGAATGATAATGAACCAATTGCGAACGAGCAATTGCAATGCCCGTCCGAAGGTGCTTTCGAGGTCGCGGGCACTCTGCGTCATGGTACGCGGTCGCTTCTTGCTCTAGCGCGAGGCCGCCTCTAGCAGCGGGCCAACTTCGGAGATGTTCCGGCAAACGGCGTTCGGCGGTCGAACGCCCGGCGGCAGGGTCTCGTCGCGAACGTTCAGCCAAACGGTGTAGAGGCCGGCCGCGAGCGCGCCGACGATATCGCGATCGTACCGGTCGCCGACCATCGCCGCGTGATGTGGCGGCCCTCCCAACGTCGTGCAGGCGTGGGTGAAGAGCAACGGGTCCGGCTTGAGCATACCAACTTCGTCCGCGATAAAGACCGCATCGAACGCTTGGCCGAGTTGCAAAAGCTCGATCTTCTCGCGATGCGTCTCCGAAAAGCCGTTCGTCACCAAACCCAACTTCTTGCCGCTCGCACGAAGGCCGTGCAGCAGATCGAGCGCGCCCGGGAAGAGCGTGAAATGCCGTTTTCGGCAGGCGTTGTAGCGTTCGGCGCTTCGCTCCGCTAGCTTGGTATCGCTCAAACCGACGTCCTTGAGTGCCGCATGCCACAACGCCTCGCGAACGGTACCCAGCCGATTCTCTAGATGCTCGGTCGAGAGCCTACTCCAAAAGCCATGTGCTTGCGAGACGTACGCATTTTTGAGCGCAAGCGCGTCGATGCCGTGCTCGGCGGCGATCTGCCCCGCCACCTCTTGAGCCGCATTCACGAACGCGCGCGTATCGTCGTGCAGCGTGTCGTCGAGGTCGAAGAGCACGATCGAGATCGTCCGCGAATCCATGGGTCTTAGAATACCACGCGAAGGCTCAGCAAGCCGAAGGCTGCGATCGAGCCGACCAGCGTCTCATGATCGATCGTTACGCTCCCCGATGCGTCGCGTTCGAGGCCGTCGACGATGCCGGCGGAGCGCATCCGGGCCCCGCACCGCAAGCGCAGAGGCCGCGGCGATCCGTCGCACTCGCGCACGCGTACGATGATTCCTCGCCCATCCTGGGCCGGCTTGCAAGCTACCACCAAGCTCGCCGGATCATCGCTGGTAAAAAGACGCACGCGAGGCTCGGCGGCAAAACGCTCCCATACGGCTTCGCACGCGCTCGTCGAGGCATCCTGGAGCGGCGCGTATGCCCATTCGAAGCGCTGCTCCCCGCGATCGGCGCTAGGATCGGGCCAGCGCGTCGCGCGCAACAGCGAGTGCCCGATGCGAACGCCGCCCCGCGGGAGCGTTTGCGCGTCCCAGCCGTAGGTGTCGAGCGCCAGCACGGCTACGCCCGACCCATCGTCGTTGCGTAGAGCGGCGAAGCGTTGGCCCGGAACTTCGTATCGCGCGCGTTCGGCCGGAGTCCGGCGCGCGAGCCCGCGCCGAATCGTCCCGTGCGGGCTCCCGTACGTTACGCCGTCCGCCCGCGCCGCGAACCAGTTTTCGCAGCGGAGCAGCGCGTGGCTTTCCCGCCAGTCGATCGCGAGCGATACGCGCAGGAAGGCTTCGTCGGGACGCAATGCGATACGCATCGTCGCGGGCGAGCGGCCGACCATAAACGGTATCTCGAGCCCGCCGTCGCATACTGCGGCGGCCTGCGGCTTGGCCGCTCGAACGCGTTTGCGATAATTCGCATCGATGTTCCAGGCGTCCCATTTCTTCGGACGATCGCGATACAGCGCCAAGACGTTCGCCTGCGAGATCGCGTTGCTCCCGGCCGCGCCGGCAAGTTCGCGCAGCGCGCCTTGCTTCGTTACGAGCGCCCGGAGCGACGCATTTTCGAACGCATATCCGTCGCCGCGCTCGGCCGGCTCGCACCACCCGCGCTTCTCGCGGCGCTCGGCGGCGCGCGGAAGCCACGCGGTCGCAAGGTCGTCCGCATCGCGCAGAATCGCTCGCGCACGCTCGTACTCGGCACGCGCGTCGACGTACACCGCTTCGATCGACGTTCCGGGCAGAACGTCGTGAAACTGATTGCGAAGCACGATTTCCCA encodes:
- the uvrA gene encoding excinuclease ABC subunit UvrA, producing MPKGLDSIVIKGAREHNLKNIDLTLPRNQLIVVTGLSGSGKSSLAFDTIYAEGQRRYVESLSSYARQFLGQMEKPDVDYIEGLSPAISIDQKSTSRNPRSTVGTVTEVYDYLRLLFARIGTPHCYSCGREISSQSSEQIVDAILDLPEGARIQVLAPLVRGRKGEYAKLFEEVAKEGFARVRVDGETKELRDKIVLDKKRKHTIEVVVDRLVMKPDVRKRLTDSVETTLRLSTGIVTVLVEEPGKKSEPRELTFSESFACVYCGLSFEELAPRLFSFNSPYGACPSCSGLGEKIEIDPWKVIPDRSKSIANGAIVPWSKSLGSGRFPSMNPYYLQQLERVLRKYKARMTTPIEDLSDEVLDVILYGTDREQAFEYTSKAGKSWEYRSTFEGVVNNLQRRYAETSSDYVKEDIEKYMSASTCPTCKGARLKPEALAVTIGGMNIDAVTRMSIENGEAFFRELRLTERQEKIAHQIVKEIRARIGFLANVGLNYLTLARSATTLSGGESQRIRLATQIGSALVGVLYILDEPSIGLHQRDNDRLLATLKTLRDLGNTLIVIEHDEDTMRTADVVVDIGPGAGAEGGEILTVGTLDEVLKHPLSETGAYLSGRKFIPIPKTRRKARGWLEVRKATVNNLSGIDVKFPIGVFTAVTGVSGSGKSTLVNQVLVRALNQHLHGQPAGGTYGTVKGADQLDKMVVIDQSPIGRTPRSNPATYTGTFDHIRELFSLVPESKMRGYAPGRFSFNVKGGRCEACEGDGIIKIEMHFLPDVYVPCEVCKGRRYNAQTLEVKYKGKTISDILEMRVDEANAFFSAIPRIHNKLRTICEVGLGYIKMGQPATTLSGGEAQRVKLATELSRRSTGRTFYVLDEPTTGLHFADIHKLLDVLQKLVQTGNSVLVIEHNLDVIKTADYLIDMGPEGGDKGGTIVGTGTPEELAKNQASYTGAYIKPVLVDGRSLGHNAPDVTEMARLESENFAVLDDLAKGERVAVEA
- a CDS encoding HAD-IA family hydrolase, encoding MDSRTISIVLFDLDDTLHDDTRAFVNAAQEVAGQIAAEHGIDALALKNAYVSQAHGFWSRLSTEHLENRLGTVREALWHAALKDVGLSDTKLAERSAERYNACRKRHFTLFPGALDLLHGLRASGKKLGLVTNGFSETHREKIELLQLGQAFDAVFIADEVGMLKPDPLLFTHACTTLGGPPHHAAMVGDRYDRDIVGALAAGLYTVWLNVRDETLPPGVRPPNAVCRNISEVGPLLEAASR
- a CDS encoding glycoside hydrolase family 38 C-terminal domain-containing protein, with translation YAFVRDAEPQVFAAVRRAIELRRWDADVAALWVEPDCNVPSGESLIRQMLHAERFCREELGVVPSIAWLPDTFGFPNTLPTLLRHCGIARFATTKLMWNDTTVFAHPQFLWRGPDGSEVAGALIASYEGGIDDARVAAANARNEPLVVGYGDGGGGPTAAQVEQLAGLGTWEVSARWFERLEARRAVLPVHADELYLEYHRGVQTTHHDMKSANAQLERALNYSEERAAWCVAIHAPSHLVRRLCEAIDAVWEIVLRNQFHDVLPGTSIEAVYVDARAEYERARAILRDADDLATAWLPRAAERREKRGWCEPAERGDGYAFENASLRALVTKQGALRELAGAAGSNAISQANVLALYRDRPKKWDAWNIDANYRKRVRAAKPQAAAVCDGGLEIPFMVGRSPATMRIALRPDEAFLRVSLAIDWRESHALLRCENWFAARADGVTYGSPHGTIRRGLARRTPAERARYEVPGQRFAALRNDDGSGVAVLALDTYGWDAQTLPRGGVRIGHSLLRATRWPDPSADRGEQRFEWAYAPLQDASTSACEAVWERFAAEPRVRLFTSDDPASLVVACKPAQDGRGIIVRVRECDGSPRPLRLRCGARMRSAGIVDGLERDASGSVTIDHETLVGSIAAFGLLSLRVVF